The Bacillota bacterium DNA segment GGAGCGGCGACGCCGGGTGAATACCATATAGCAAAATCCTGGAAGTCACGGATCTCGCACTTGGGAATCGTTTCGATCTTTCCCCGATAAAAAGGGTGAAGCTTCAGCGCATCTTCCGCAGGCTTCTTTGCCTTCGCAACAAGATCTTCTTTCTCGCTCACGCCACCGATGCCCCCTCTTTCCATTATTGCAAGTATCTAAGTATGTCGCCAAAAGCTCGCGCTAGTTTCCGGCAGAGGGGTCCTGCCCAGGGTCACCGGTGCTTGCACGACGGGGCGTGGAGAATTCGGCAGGCTTGCGCGCCGAATTCGAACCAGGCGCGCCGCAAGCGCGCGGTCCCCAGAGGGCAACAACGGCAACCCTGGCAGCGTCAAGAAAGGAGACGACGTACCCACGCCCGACCCCGTCGCCCACAGCGGCCGCGAACAGCGAGCGCGAGTCACTACCGAGTCACTACGAGGAACCATGAGTCCGAGAGCCGCAAGAAACTAAAGCCTGGCTAGATCGTCCGGTATCCTCGCATCTCCGATACGCCCGCAAGACATCGGACACTTCCAAGCCAGGCCATGCCGCTCTGCGACCCGGGATGCCTCCCTCGCACGCCGCAGTCGGTGGGTCGATCTCAAGGCCGACCCCACCACTTTGTACAGTTCCTCGGCCGCGATCCCGGTCGGGGGTTTCGCGTGCTCGCCGAAGAACATTGTTCGCTGCATCACAGAGTTTTCCTTCAACATGGCGGCCACAAAACCCTTCTCGTCCGTTCCCCGCGCCTCACACGGCAACCCTTTCCTCCACAAAGCCGAACCCGCACCGAGTAGCCCGTCATGTCATCGCGAGCGCGGCAGCCCCGTTTGAGGCCTCCCTCGCCGCACTCTAGCAACTTGAGCTGCGTACACGGCACCTATCACCAAAAGCCCGATGATATCAGTGGAGATGTGAGGGTGGATGAGCAGGAGCCCTCCGATGAAAAGAAGCAGCCTTTCCACGACCCCCGCCGACGTGAGGAGCCATCCCTCCACCGCCGCGCCGACCGCGATCATGCCGATGACGGCGCCGATTATGATTCTGGCGGTGTCCAGCCACGACACCGTGCCGATAAGGAGCAGCGAAGGAGCATACACGAAAAAGTACGGGATCAAGAACGCTGCTATGGATAGCTTGGTGGCCTCGATCCCGGTCTTTACGGGGTTCGATTTCGCTATCCCTGCCCCGGCGAAAGCCGCAAGAGCCACGGGCGGCGTCACGTCGGCAACGATCCCGAAATAGAACGCGAACATGTGCGCAGCCATCACCGGCACACCGAGCTTCATAAGGGCTGGCGCCGCTATGGTCGATGTGATGACGTAGTTCGCCGTGGTCGGCGCGCCCATCCCGAGCACCAAGGACGTCAACATCGTGAAGAAAAGCGTGGGAAGGAGCTGGCCTCGGGCCAAGAGGATGAGACCGTTTGCGAGCTTCAAACCGAGGCCGGTGAGGGTGACGGTCCCAACGATCATGCCCGCCGCGGCACACGCTATCACAACACCGAGGGCGTTCCTGGCTCCCTGCTCGAGCGCGGTGACGACATCCCGGGGTTTCATTCTGGTCGCCCTGGAGAGACAGCTCGCCAACACCGCCACGACGAGGCCCCAAAGCGCCGCTCTCATCGGAGTGCTGCCCTCGACGAGCAGATAGACGATTGCTACCAAGGGGAGGAACAGCTGCCCGCGCTGGCGCATAATATCCCAGAACCTCGGCAACTGCTCTTTGGGAAGGCCACGGAGGCCGGTCTTCTTGGCCTCGAGGTGGACGACGATGAACACACCGGTGAAATAGAGGATGGCCGGGATGATAGCTGACTTCGCGACTTGCAGGTACGGAACCCCGATGAACTCCGCCATCAGGAAGGCAGCCGCACCCATGATCGGGGGCATGATCTGACCGCCGGTCGACGCCGACGCCTCAACCGCTCCCGCGAACTCCGGCCGGTATCCGAGCCTTTTCATCATGGGAATCGTGAAGCTCCCGGACCCAACCGTGTTAGCAACAGAGCTCCCGGACACCGTTCCTTCGAGAGCACTCGTGATGACAGCGACCTTCGCTGGGCCACCCGCTGCGTGGCCGGCTATGGAGTTCGCGATGTCTATGAAGAATTGCCCGATGCCGGTCTTCTCTAGAAACGCCCCGAAGAGGATGAAAAGGAATATGAACGTGGATGAGACGCCGAGCGGGATGCCGAAGATCCCCTCGGTGGTATAGAACATGTGCCCTACCAGCCTCTCGAGAGACGCGCCGCGATGCCCGAAGAACCCAGGCACGTATCGTCCGAAATGCGCATAAGCAAGGAAACACCCCACGACGACCAGTATCGGAGTCCCCACCACGCGTCTCGTAGCCTCGAGCACGAGAAGGATGCCGATGGCGCCCACGGCTATGTCGGTCGCAGTGTAGGCGCCCGCCCGCACCAAGAGCGCCTCGAAATTCACGACGAGATAGCCCATGACCAGAGCACCGGCGGCGGCCAACCCCACGTCGTACCACGCCAGCGTGCGAATGCCTTTGCGGGATGCCGGGTAGAGAAGATACGCCAGCACCACGCCGAATCCCAGGTGCACGGCC contains these protein-coding regions:
- a CDS encoding TRAP transporter permease, with protein sequence MKYDRESAYRRIPGIYSVVVGVIAVAFSVFQLYTAAFGVLPAQIQRAVHLGFGVVLAYLLYPASRKGIRTLAWYDVGLAAAGALVMGYLVVNFEALLVRAGAYTATDIAVGAIGILLVLEATRRVVGTPILVVVGCFLAYAHFGRYVPGFFGHRGASLERLVGHMFYTTEGIFGIPLGVSSTFIFLFILFGAFLEKTGIGQFFIDIANSIAGHAAGGPAKVAVITSALEGTVSGSSVANTVGSGSFTIPMMKRLGYRPEFAGAVEASASTGGQIMPPIMGAAAFLMAEFIGVPYLQVAKSAIIPAILYFTGVFIVVHLEAKKTGLRGLPKEQLPRFWDIMRQRGQLFLPLVAIVYLLVEGSTPMRAALWGLVVAVLASCLSRATRMKPRDVVTALEQGARNALGVVIACAAAGMIVGTVTLTGLGLKLANGLILLARGQLLPTLFFTMLTSLVLGMGAPTTANYVITSTIAAPALMKLGVPVMAAHMFAFYFGIVADVTPPVALAAFAGAGIAKSNPVKTGIEATKLSIAAFLIPYFFVYAPSLLLIGTVSWLDTARIIIGAVIGMIAVGAAVEGWLLTSAGVVERLLLFIGGLLLIHPHISTDIIGLLVIGAVYAAQVARVRRGRPQTGLPRSR